In Flavobacterium enshiense, the genomic stretch AAATCGGCATTAAAAATAATGTCGAGATGCATTTTGTTCCTCAGGAAGTGGATGGTTTTGTGCCTCGAGAATATATTGGTTTGGCTAAAGAACGAAGCAAGCCCTGGGGGACAGCGCATGCGGTTTTGACAGCTAAAACCTTGGTGAATGAACCTTTTGTTGTTATTAATGCCGATGATTTTTACGGTCGGGCTTCCTACGTCAGAATTATGGAATCAATGTCTGATGATGCTATAAAAAAAAATAGATATGAAATGATTGCCTTTCCTGTCAGCACTACGCTGAGTGAAAACGGCCCTGTTTCCAGAGGTGTGTGTAAGGTCGATGATGCGCATAATCTGATTGAAGTTGTGGAACATACCCGTATACAAAGGCAGGGTTCAGAAATTGTGTCTGAAATGGCTTCCGGTAAGGAAATTTTAAATGAAAATGATTTGGTTTCGATGAATTTCTGGTGTTTTCATCCTTCGGTTTTCGATTTTTTGCAAGATGAATTTTTACGATACTTTCAAAAAGGAGCTAGTTTAAAATCTGAATTTTATATCCCTGAAGCCATTCAGTATATGATAAACGATCATCATGTGAAAGTTAAGGTTCATCAATCGAATTCACAATGGATGGGGCTCACGTATCCTGAGGATAAAGAGACTATGAAAGCTTTTCTTTTCGGTGAAATCAAAAAAGGAAATTATCCGGTTCAACTTTGGTAATATGGAAAAGGTTCGGCAGATTGCAGCTAAATTTCTCCCAATACCCTTAAGGGATATCTGTGTTTCGGAAATTGGACACGGACTGATTAATGCAACGTATCTGATAACCGATAAGAGTGTAAATCAGGATTACATCCTTCAAAAAATAAACAATGCCGTCTTTAAGGATGTGGATGCGCTTTCTCATAATACCAATAGCGTGATTGCTTTTCTGCAGCAATCGGATTATCCTTTAGAAGTTAGTTTGCCGGTACCTACACAAAGGAACAAGCCGTTATTTTTGGATGACAATAATGATCCGTGGAGGATGTTTACTTATATAAAGGACAGCGTTTCGTTGATAAAGGCCGACTCACCTGCTCTTGCGTTTGAAGCGGCTAAAGCATTCAGCCAGTTTTATAAAGTGATGAACAGTCCTTCCTGTGATATAGAACTACAACCGGTGCTTCCGGATTTTATAAATTTCGAAAAACGAATTTCGGATTATAAAAGAACATTAGAAA encodes the following:
- a CDS encoding nucleotidyltransferase family protein, producing the protein MEHSKSYKTLVILAGGLGSRYRGLKQTDALLDSGETLLEFSIFDAIRAGFNKFVLIVNPTIAKDYFALLEQIGIKNNVEMHFVPQEVDGFVPREYIGLAKERSKPWGTAHAVLTAKTLVNEPFVVINADDFYGRASYVRIMESMSDDAIKKNRYEMIAFPVSTTLSENGPVSRGVCKVDDAHNLIEVVEHTRIQRQGSEIVSEMASGKEILNENDLVSMNFWCFHPSVFDFLQDEFLRYFQKGASLKSEFYIPEAIQYMINDHHVKVKVHQSNSQWMGLTYPEDKETMKAFLFGEIKKGNYPVQLW